In one Chelmon rostratus isolate fCheRos1 chromosome 7, fCheRos1.pri, whole genome shotgun sequence genomic region, the following are encoded:
- the trappc4 gene encoding trafficking protein particle complex subunit 4 codes for MVIFSVYVVNKAGGLIYQYDNYVPRAEAEKTFSYPLDLVLKHHDEKVVVSFGQRDGIRVGHAVLSINGVDVIGKSTADGKDILEYLKDPSNYPVSIRFGRARLSSNEKLMLASMFHSLFAIGSQLSPEVGSSGIEMLETDMFKLHCFQTLTGIKFIVLADPRQSGIDALLRKIYEIYSDFALKNPFYSLEMPIRCELFDQNLKSALEIAEKAGNFGAGS; via the exons ATGGTGATCttcagtgtgtatgttgtgAACAAGGCTGGAGGTTTAATTTACCAATATGACAATTATGTCCCGAGGGCGGAAGCCGAGAAAACGTTCAGTTATCCTTTAGATTTAGTGCTCAAGCATCACGATGAAAAGGTCGTGGTGTCGTTTGGACAGCGGGACGGAATCAGAG TGGGCCATGCAGTGCTGTCCATCAATGGAGTGGATGTGATTGGTAAGAGCACGGCAGATGGAAAGGACATCCTTGAATACTTAAAGGACCCTTCAAATTATCCAGTGTCTATTCGCTTTGGACGGGCACGCCTGAGCTCCAACGAGAAGCTGATGCTGGCATCTATGTTCCACTC GTTGTTTGCTATTGGCTCACAGCTGTCCCCTGAAGTTGGCAGTTCAGGGATTGAGATGCTAGAAACGGACATGTTTAAGCTCCACTGTTTCCAGACTCTGACAG GGATCAAGTTCATCGTGCTGGCAGACCCTCGTCAATCTGGTATTGATGCGCTATTGAGGAAAATTTATGAGATATATTCAGATTTTGCCCTCAAGAACCCGTTCTATTCTCTGGAAATGCCGATCAG GTGTGAGCTCTTTGATCAGAATCTTAAGAGTGCGCTGGAGATTGCGGAGAAAGCTGGCAACTTTGGAGCTGGATCTTGA
- the cfap45 gene encoding cilia- and flagella-associated protein 45, with protein MAKLGSSTRSSRSGSYTRRYHTRAPTSDVDETLFGSPPQSQKNKDKETVQIITKDLIRNLRIPSKDPSGESVVLPSAEFERIKSDARVLTKEEREALKEAHQKKKEEEIKAVEERKRRLYEADLSRKKNQALTELELEAQDRAQGLVERARALKMEEEDEIKKINKLILGAQCQATLDTQIQEKKQIQTELSEEEKRLDAMMEAERCKALETEEQIDGLRKHERIRWMQQINDQIQERLEDKKIQETMKEYESQQIREKQERMNQEDLKALEMKKEEQRHLQEEIMQINALTVRAKEQRREDEKLADMRDMEYVRNKLEREAEYEAEQRRIKKEKELEIASLRSRLEKAKDYKAEQDELRARRNQESANREWRRKEKELAAKKAQEEAMLKAAYLEQIRCKEHFLSIEAGREKAEFERVLKVQQEAITKEKEEEEKQRQKAHRQADALRYQVRQRELSAIAKRREILDEADRLKEEARQRRVRLSEIKEKKLKELKASGLSEKYCSEVERKAQDYVP; from the exons ATGGCG AAACTAGGATCCAGCACCAGGTCCTCAAGGAGCGGTTCTTATACCCGCCGGTACCACACACGAGCCCCCACTTCGGATGTGGACGAAACCCTGTTTGGGAGCCCACCACAG TCTcagaagaacaaagacaaagagactgTCCAAATCATCACCAAAGACCTCATTCGCAATCTAAG GATCCCATCCAAGGATCCTTCAGGAGAGTCCGTGGTTCTCCCTTCAGCTGAGTTTGAGCGCATCAAATCAGATGCCCGGGTTCTCAccaaggaggagagggaggcccTGAAGGAGGCtcatcagaagaagaaagaagaggaaatt AAAGCTGTAGAGGAAAGGAAGCGCCGACTCTATGAGGCAGACCTGTCCCGTAAGAAGAACCAGGCCCTGACTGAGCTGGAGCTAGAGGCCCAAGACCGTGCGCAAGGCTTGGTGGAGCGAGCCAGAGCGctaaagatggaggaagaggatgagatCAAAAAGATCAACAAG CTTATTCTGGGTGCTCAGTGTCAGGCCACACTTGACACCCAGATCCAGGAGAAGAAACAGATCCAGACGGAGttgtctgaggaggagaagcgTCTGGACGCCATGATGGAAGCAGAACGCTGCAAGGCCTTGGAGACTGAGGAGCAGATTGATGGGCTGCGCAAACACGAGAGGATCCG CTGGATGCAGCAAATTAATGACCAGATCCAGGAACGTCTGGAGGACAAGAAAATACAGGAGACGATGAAAGAGTATGAGAGCCAGCAGATACgagagaagcaggagagaaTGAACCAGGAAGATCTCAAG GCCctggagatgaagaaagaggagcaacggcatctgcaggaggagatcaTGCAAATCAATGCCCTGACCGTGCGGGccaaggagcagaggagagaggacgaGAAGCTGGCCGACATGAGAGATATGGAATACGTCCGAAACAAACTG GAGCGGGAGGCAGAGTATGAAGCAGAGCAGCGACGAATCAAGAAGGAGAAGGAATTGGAGATTGCCAGTCTGAGGAGTCGGCTTGAAAAAGCAAAAGACTACAAGGCAGAGCAG GATGAGCTCCGTGCTCGGAGGAACCAAGAAAGTGCAAACAGAGaatggaggagaaaagagaaagagctgGCTGCAAAGAAAGCGCAGGAGGAAGCGATGCTGAAGGCGGCTTACTTGGAGCAGATTCGCTGCAAGGAGCACTTCCTGTCGATCGAGGCTGGCCGGGAGAAGGCAGAGTTTGAGAGGGTGCTGAA GGTGCAACAGGAAGCAATCaccaaagagaaggaggaagaggagaagcagcGTCAGAAAGCACACCGTCAGGCAGATGCCCTCCGATATCAGGTGAGGCAACGGGAGCTCTCAGCCATAGCTAAGCGCAGGGAGATCTTGGACGAGGCCGATCGATTGAAGGAGGAAGCCCGGCAGAGACGTGTGCGCCTCAGTGAGATCaaagagaagaagctgaaagaGCTCAA GGCTTCAGGGCTCTCTGAAAAATACTGCAGTGAAGTGGAAAGGAAGGCCCAGGACTACGTACCCTGA
- the slc37a4a gene encoding glucose-6-phosphate exchanger SLC37A4a isoform X3, translating to MLDCHVLQVLHNNRMITSSQSLAYAISKFISGVLSDQISARWLFSIGLCMVGGINMVFSWSSTVAVFAALWFLNGLGQGLGWPPCGRVLRKWFEPSQFGTWWSVLSCSMNLAGSLGPIIATVLAQSYSWRTILSVSGMVCVVFSVVCLLLIKNEPKEVGLPNIETAAKKTKGGSSSDDSTLSEFLLSPYLWLLSVSYLVVFGVKTVCTDWGQLFLIQDKGQSTLMGSSYMSALEVGGLLGSLAAGFLSDKAVAKQGMRIYGNPRHFILICMMAGMFVSMYLFRVTVTPDSSKMWILSLGAAFGFSSYGPIALFGVIANESAPPNYCGTSHAIVALMANFGGFLSGLPFSTIAKHHGWEMAFWIAEITCVVTTIGFFLLRNIRTKMGHVSKKAE from the exons ATGCTTGATTGCCATGTTTTACAAGTTCTGCATAACAACC GCATGATCACCAGCAGTCAGTCTTTGGCCTACGCTATCAGTAAGTTCATCAGTGGTGTGCTTTCCGATCAGATCAGTGCCCGCTGGCTCTTCTCCATTGGCCTGTGCATGGTGGGAGGCATCAACATGGTCTTCTCCTGGTCCTCCACTGTTGCTGTCTTCGCTGCCCTGTGGTTTCTCAACGGTCTGGGCCAGGGCCTTGGCTGGCCTCCCTGCGGCAGGGTGCTGCGCAAG TGGTTTGAGCCCTCTCAGTTCGGGACATGGTGGTCAGTCCTCTCCTGCAGCATGAATCTGGCTGGCAGCTTGGGCCCCATTATTGCCACGGTGCTGGCCCAGAGCTACAGTTGGAGGACGATACTGTCGGTATCTGGGATGGTCTGTGTGGTGTTCTCcgttgtctgtctgctgctcatcAAGAATGAGCCCAAGGAGGTGGGGCTGCCGAATATAGAGACAGCAGCCAAGAAGACCAAAGGAG GATCTTCCAGTGATGACAGCACACTGTCTGAGTTCCTGCTGTCACCCTACCTgtggctgctgtctgtgtcCTACCTGGTGGTGTTCGGGGTGAAGACGGTGTGCACTGACTGGGGCCAGCTGTTTCTCATTCAGGACAAGGGCCAGTCTACACTCATGG GTAGCTCATACATGAGTGCCCTGGAGGTTGGAGGCCTGTTGGGCAGTCTCGCAGCAGGTTTCCTCTCTGACAAGGCTGTGGCCAAA CAAGGCATGAGAATCTATGGCAATCCACGCCATTTCATCCTGATCTGCATGATGGCTGGAATGTTTGTGTCCATGTACCTGTTCAGAGTCACAGTTACTCCTGACAGCTCAAAG ATGTGGATTCTCAGCTTGGGGGCTGCTTTTGGTTTCTCCTCATATGGACCAATTGCATTGTTTGGAGTTATAGCCAATGAGAGCGCCCCACCCAACTACTGCGGGACATCACATGCCATTGTTGCCCTGATGGCCAACT TTGGTGGCTTCCTGTCTGGACTACCGTTCAGCACTATTGCCAAGCACCATGGCTGGGAAATGGCCTTCTGGATAGCAGAGATCACATGTGTCGTCACCACTATTGGATTCTTCCTGCTGCGCAACATCCGAACCAAGATGGGTCACGTGTCCAAGAAGGCAGAGTAA
- the slc37a4a gene encoding glucose-6-phosphate exchanger SLC37A4a isoform X1 — protein sequence MASPSYGYYRATIFLAMFVGYTLYYFNRKTFSFVMPSLMQEIKLDKDDLGMITSSQSLAYAISKFISGVLSDQISARWLFSIGLCMVGGINMVFSWSSTVAVFAALWFLNGLGQGLGWPPCGRVLRKWFEPSQFGTWWSVLSCSMNLAGSLGPIIATVLAQSYSWRTILSVSGMVCVVFSVVCLLLIKNEPKEVGLPNIETAAKKTKGGSSSDDSTLSEFLLSPYLWLLSVSYLVVFGVKTVCTDWGQLFLIQDKGQSTLMGSSYMSALEVGGLLGSLAAGFLSDKAVAKQGMRIYGNPRHFILICMMAGMFVSMYLFRVTVTPDSSKMWILSLGAAFGFSSYGPIALFGVIANESAPPNYCGTSHAIVALMANFGGFLSGLPFSTIAKHHGWEMAFWIAEITCVVTTIGFFLLRNIRTKMGHVSKKAE from the exons ATGGCTTCACCAAGTTATGGATACTACAGAGCCACTATATTTCTGGCCATGTTTGTGGGCTACACATTGTACTACTTTAACAGAAAGACTTTCTCCTTTGTGATGCCTTCTCTGATGCAGGAAATTAAGCTGGATAAGGATGACCTGG GCATGATCACCAGCAGTCAGTCTTTGGCCTACGCTATCAGTAAGTTCATCAGTGGTGTGCTTTCCGATCAGATCAGTGCCCGCTGGCTCTTCTCCATTGGCCTGTGCATGGTGGGAGGCATCAACATGGTCTTCTCCTGGTCCTCCACTGTTGCTGTCTTCGCTGCCCTGTGGTTTCTCAACGGTCTGGGCCAGGGCCTTGGCTGGCCTCCCTGCGGCAGGGTGCTGCGCAAG TGGTTTGAGCCCTCTCAGTTCGGGACATGGTGGTCAGTCCTCTCCTGCAGCATGAATCTGGCTGGCAGCTTGGGCCCCATTATTGCCACGGTGCTGGCCCAGAGCTACAGTTGGAGGACGATACTGTCGGTATCTGGGATGGTCTGTGTGGTGTTCTCcgttgtctgtctgctgctcatcAAGAATGAGCCCAAGGAGGTGGGGCTGCCGAATATAGAGACAGCAGCCAAGAAGACCAAAGGAG GATCTTCCAGTGATGACAGCACACTGTCTGAGTTCCTGCTGTCACCCTACCTgtggctgctgtctgtgtcCTACCTGGTGGTGTTCGGGGTGAAGACGGTGTGCACTGACTGGGGCCAGCTGTTTCTCATTCAGGACAAGGGCCAGTCTACACTCATGG GTAGCTCATACATGAGTGCCCTGGAGGTTGGAGGCCTGTTGGGCAGTCTCGCAGCAGGTTTCCTCTCTGACAAGGCTGTGGCCAAA CAAGGCATGAGAATCTATGGCAATCCACGCCATTTCATCCTGATCTGCATGATGGCTGGAATGTTTGTGTCCATGTACCTGTTCAGAGTCACAGTTACTCCTGACAGCTCAAAG ATGTGGATTCTCAGCTTGGGGGCTGCTTTTGGTTTCTCCTCATATGGACCAATTGCATTGTTTGGAGTTATAGCCAATGAGAGCGCCCCACCCAACTACTGCGGGACATCACATGCCATTGTTGCCCTGATGGCCAACT TTGGTGGCTTCCTGTCTGGACTACCGTTCAGCACTATTGCCAAGCACCATGGCTGGGAAATGGCCTTCTGGATAGCAGAGATCACATGTGTCGTCACCACTATTGGATTCTTCCTGCTGCGCAACATCCGAACCAAGATGGGTCACGTGTCCAAGAAGGCAGAGTAA
- the slc37a4a gene encoding glucose-6-phosphate exchanger SLC37A4a isoform X4: protein MDKQQQIQRTARSFFKCKQISARWLFSIGLCMVGGINMVFSWSSTVAVFAALWFLNGLGQGLGWPPCGRVLRKWFEPSQFGTWWSVLSCSMNLAGSLGPIIATVLAQSYSWRTILSVSGMVCVVFSVVCLLLIKNEPKEVGLPNIETAAKKTKGGSSSDDSTLSEFLLSPYLWLLSVSYLVVFGVKTVCTDWGQLFLIQDKGQSTLMGSSYMSALEVGGLLGSLAAGFLSDKAVAKQGMRIYGNPRHFILICMMAGMFVSMYLFRVTVTPDSSKMWILSLGAAFGFSSYGPIALFGVIANESAPPNYCGTSHAIVALMANFGGFLSGLPFSTIAKHHGWEMAFWIAEITCVVTTIGFFLLRNIRTKMGHVSKKAE, encoded by the exons AtggacaaacagcaacagatcCAAAGAACAGCAAGGTCGTTCTTCAAGTGTAAACAG ATCAGTGCCCGCTGGCTCTTCTCCATTGGCCTGTGCATGGTGGGAGGCATCAACATGGTCTTCTCCTGGTCCTCCACTGTTGCTGTCTTCGCTGCCCTGTGGTTTCTCAACGGTCTGGGCCAGGGCCTTGGCTGGCCTCCCTGCGGCAGGGTGCTGCGCAAG TGGTTTGAGCCCTCTCAGTTCGGGACATGGTGGTCAGTCCTCTCCTGCAGCATGAATCTGGCTGGCAGCTTGGGCCCCATTATTGCCACGGTGCTGGCCCAGAGCTACAGTTGGAGGACGATACTGTCGGTATCTGGGATGGTCTGTGTGGTGTTCTCcgttgtctgtctgctgctcatcAAGAATGAGCCCAAGGAGGTGGGGCTGCCGAATATAGAGACAGCAGCCAAGAAGACCAAAGGAG GATCTTCCAGTGATGACAGCACACTGTCTGAGTTCCTGCTGTCACCCTACCTgtggctgctgtctgtgtcCTACCTGGTGGTGTTCGGGGTGAAGACGGTGTGCACTGACTGGGGCCAGCTGTTTCTCATTCAGGACAAGGGCCAGTCTACACTCATGG GTAGCTCATACATGAGTGCCCTGGAGGTTGGAGGCCTGTTGGGCAGTCTCGCAGCAGGTTTCCTCTCTGACAAGGCTGTGGCCAAA CAAGGCATGAGAATCTATGGCAATCCACGCCATTTCATCCTGATCTGCATGATGGCTGGAATGTTTGTGTCCATGTACCTGTTCAGAGTCACAGTTACTCCTGACAGCTCAAAG ATGTGGATTCTCAGCTTGGGGGCTGCTTTTGGTTTCTCCTCATATGGACCAATTGCATTGTTTGGAGTTATAGCCAATGAGAGCGCCCCACCCAACTACTGCGGGACATCACATGCCATTGTTGCCCTGATGGCCAACT TTGGTGGCTTCCTGTCTGGACTACCGTTCAGCACTATTGCCAAGCACCATGGCTGGGAAATGGCCTTCTGGATAGCAGAGATCACATGTGTCGTCACCACTATTGGATTCTTCCTGCTGCGCAACATCCGAACCAAGATGGGTCACGTGTCCAAGAAGGCAGAGTAA
- the rps25 gene encoding 40S ribosomal protein S25 → MPPKQDKKKDTGKSKKDKDPVNKSGGKAKKKKWSKGKVRDKLNNLVLFDKATYDKLYKEVPNYKLITPAVVSERLKIRGSLARNALQELLAKGMIKLVSKHRAQLIYTRNTKGGDEEAAAEKA, encoded by the exons ATG cctcCCAAGCAGGATAAGAAGAAGGACACTGGGAAGTCCAAAAAGGACAAGGACCCAGTCAACAAGTCCGGAGGCAAAGCCAAGAAGAAG AAGTGGTCCAAGGGAAAAGTGAGGGATAAGCTCAACAACCTGGTGCTCTTCGACAAGGCGACCTACGACAAGCTGTACAAAGAAGTTCCCAACTACAAACTCATCACACCCGCTGTTGTGTCAGAGAGGCTGAAGATCCGTGGCTCCCTGGCCAGGAACGCCCTCCAGGAGCTGCTTGCCAAAG gCATGATCAAACTGGTGTccaaacacagagcacagctgATTTACACACGTAACACCAAGGGTGGAGAcgaggaggcagcagcagagaaagcaTAA
- the slc37a4a gene encoding glucose-6-phosphate exchanger SLC37A4a isoform X2: MDKQQQIQRTARSFFKCKQEIKLDKDDLGMITSSQSLAYAISKFISGVLSDQISARWLFSIGLCMVGGINMVFSWSSTVAVFAALWFLNGLGQGLGWPPCGRVLRKWFEPSQFGTWWSVLSCSMNLAGSLGPIIATVLAQSYSWRTILSVSGMVCVVFSVVCLLLIKNEPKEVGLPNIETAAKKTKGGSSSDDSTLSEFLLSPYLWLLSVSYLVVFGVKTVCTDWGQLFLIQDKGQSTLMGSSYMSALEVGGLLGSLAAGFLSDKAVAKQGMRIYGNPRHFILICMMAGMFVSMYLFRVTVTPDSSKMWILSLGAAFGFSSYGPIALFGVIANESAPPNYCGTSHAIVALMANFGGFLSGLPFSTIAKHHGWEMAFWIAEITCVVTTIGFFLLRNIRTKMGHVSKKAE, translated from the exons AtggacaaacagcaacagatcCAAAGAACAGCAAGGTCGTTCTTCAAGTGTAAACAG GAAATTAAGCTGGATAAGGATGACCTGG GCATGATCACCAGCAGTCAGTCTTTGGCCTACGCTATCAGTAAGTTCATCAGTGGTGTGCTTTCCGATCAGATCAGTGCCCGCTGGCTCTTCTCCATTGGCCTGTGCATGGTGGGAGGCATCAACATGGTCTTCTCCTGGTCCTCCACTGTTGCTGTCTTCGCTGCCCTGTGGTTTCTCAACGGTCTGGGCCAGGGCCTTGGCTGGCCTCCCTGCGGCAGGGTGCTGCGCAAG TGGTTTGAGCCCTCTCAGTTCGGGACATGGTGGTCAGTCCTCTCCTGCAGCATGAATCTGGCTGGCAGCTTGGGCCCCATTATTGCCACGGTGCTGGCCCAGAGCTACAGTTGGAGGACGATACTGTCGGTATCTGGGATGGTCTGTGTGGTGTTCTCcgttgtctgtctgctgctcatcAAGAATGAGCCCAAGGAGGTGGGGCTGCCGAATATAGAGACAGCAGCCAAGAAGACCAAAGGAG GATCTTCCAGTGATGACAGCACACTGTCTGAGTTCCTGCTGTCACCCTACCTgtggctgctgtctgtgtcCTACCTGGTGGTGTTCGGGGTGAAGACGGTGTGCACTGACTGGGGCCAGCTGTTTCTCATTCAGGACAAGGGCCAGTCTACACTCATGG GTAGCTCATACATGAGTGCCCTGGAGGTTGGAGGCCTGTTGGGCAGTCTCGCAGCAGGTTTCCTCTCTGACAAGGCTGTGGCCAAA CAAGGCATGAGAATCTATGGCAATCCACGCCATTTCATCCTGATCTGCATGATGGCTGGAATGTTTGTGTCCATGTACCTGTTCAGAGTCACAGTTACTCCTGACAGCTCAAAG ATGTGGATTCTCAGCTTGGGGGCTGCTTTTGGTTTCTCCTCATATGGACCAATTGCATTGTTTGGAGTTATAGCCAATGAGAGCGCCCCACCCAACTACTGCGGGACATCACATGCCATTGTTGCCCTGATGGCCAACT TTGGTGGCTTCCTGTCTGGACTACCGTTCAGCACTATTGCCAAGCACCATGGCTGGGAAATGGCCTTCTGGATAGCAGAGATCACATGTGTCGTCACCACTATTGGATTCTTCCTGCTGCGCAACATCCGAACCAAGATGGGTCACGTGTCCAAGAAGGCAGAGTAA